The following proteins come from a genomic window of Streptomyces liliiviolaceus:
- a CDS encoding SRPBCC domain-containing protein, which produces MEHEVFVPVPVERLREALADPARVARALPGLQQDAGTAPVSGRLKVRIGGHSITYRGTLGVSPRDDGSYSVEADAAEARGTGTVKLALTLTVLAAEGGSTLTFTGTASADGRIADLPADEVASATTRLLNRFAEHLAPEPASEPGLESEEASAEPEPDLDPESDLGSDSVLEHPSSHVPFAEGDFVGGFEDDGTLPPGEPAEAAHARRTMIGRSAEEVDHAPPRGRYAPVPAPESAGGSAVLRWAAPAAALALASAIVVGRALRRRH; this is translated from the coding sequence ATGGAGCATGAGGTGTTCGTTCCGGTTCCCGTCGAGCGTCTGCGCGAGGCTCTCGCCGATCCAGCGCGGGTGGCGCGGGCGCTGCCCGGTCTCCAGCAGGACGCGGGGACGGCGCCCGTCTCCGGCCGCCTGAAGGTACGGATCGGCGGGCACTCCATCACGTACCGGGGGACGCTCGGTGTGTCCCCGCGGGACGACGGCTCGTACTCCGTCGAGGCCGACGCGGCGGAGGCGCGGGGGACGGGGACGGTGAAGCTCGCGCTCACGCTGACCGTGCTGGCGGCCGAGGGGGGCTCGACGCTCACCTTCACCGGTACGGCCTCGGCCGACGGGCGTATCGCCGATCTGCCGGCGGACGAGGTGGCGTCGGCGACGACCCGGCTGCTGAACCGGTTCGCGGAACACCTGGCGCCTGAGCCGGCGTCTGAGCCGGGGCTGGAGTCGGAGGAGGCGTCCGCCGAGCCCGAGCCCGACCTCGACCCCGAGTCCGACCTCGGGTCCGATTCGGTGTTGGAGCACCCCTCCTCGCACGTGCCGTTCGCCGAGGGCGACTTCGTGGGGGGCTTCGAGGACGACGGGACCCTGCCGCCGGGGGAACCGGCCGAGGCGGCGCACGCGCGGCGCACGATGATCGGCCGCAGCGCGGAGGAGGTCGACCATGCGCCGCCGCGGGGACGGTACGCGCCCGTGCCGGCGCCCGAGTCCGCGGGCGGCAGCGCGGTCCTGCGCTGGGCCGCACCCGCGGCGGCGCTCGCGCTGGCCTCGGCGATCGTGGTGGGCCGGGCCCTCCGCCGCCGCCACTGA
- a CDS encoding aldose epimerase family protein: MSNEDITLTAGNAQATVQPGNGGRIGGLKVDGVELLRQGDKFGCFPMVPWCGRTRDGRFLNGAVPHQLPLNSPPHAIHGTARDAAWRIARKSADETVITYDLVDPWPYAGRVTQVVGLTEDSLTLTMSVETYGDSFPAQIGWHPWFNRTLGGEGEGDEGVRVDFDAEWQEERGDDHLPTGHRTAPLPGPWDDCFGMPGGVDVTLTWPGRLELNVASREQWVVVYDEQEAAVCVEPQTGPPNGLNTLPRLVTPIDPLEAATTWTWRRL, from the coding sequence GTGAGTAACGAAGACATCACGCTGACCGCCGGCAACGCGCAAGCGACCGTGCAGCCGGGCAACGGCGGACGGATCGGCGGACTGAAGGTCGACGGCGTCGAACTGCTGCGCCAGGGCGACAAGTTCGGCTGCTTCCCCATGGTCCCGTGGTGCGGCCGCACCAGGGACGGCCGCTTCCTGAACGGCGCGGTCCCCCACCAGCTCCCCCTCAACTCCCCACCGCACGCCATCCACGGCACCGCCCGCGACGCCGCCTGGCGCATCGCCCGCAAGAGCGCCGACGAAACCGTCATCACGTACGACCTCGTCGACCCCTGGCCGTACGCAGGCCGTGTCACCCAGGTCGTCGGGCTGACCGAGGACTCCCTGACGCTCACCATGTCGGTGGAGACGTACGGCGATTCGTTCCCGGCGCAGATCGGATGGCACCCCTGGTTCAACCGCACCCTCGGGGGAGAGGGAGAGGGAGACGAGGGTGTGCGCGTCGACTTCGACGCCGAATGGCAGGAGGAGCGCGGCGACGACCATCTGCCGACCGGCCACCGGACCGCCCCCCTACCCGGCCCCTGGGACGACTGCTTCGGGATGCCCGGCGGCGTCGACGTCACCCTCACCTGGCCGGGACGGCTGGAGCTGAACGTGGCCAGCCGCGAGCAGTGGGTCGTCGTCTACGACGAGCAGGAGGCCGCCGTGTGCGTGGAGCCGCAGACCGGCCCGCCCAACGGCCTGAACACCCTGCCCCGCCTGGTCACCCCCATCGACCCCCTGGAAGCCGCCACCACCTGGACCTGGCGCCGCCTCTAA
- the pyrE gene encoding orotate phosphoribosyltransferase, translating into MSDDVRGELLQQIKDKAVVHGKVTLSSGIEADYYVDLRRVTLDGEAAPLVGQVLLDLTADLDFDAVGGLTMGADPVAGALLHAAHARGRRVDAFVVRKEAKAHGLQRRVEGPDIAGRRVLVVEDTSTTGGSPLAAVEAVREAGAEVVGVATIVDRATGAAEKIQEAAGVPYLFAYSKDELGLA; encoded by the coding sequence ATGAGCGACGACGTACGCGGCGAGCTGCTGCAGCAGATCAAGGACAAGGCCGTGGTGCACGGCAAGGTGACCCTCTCCTCCGGGATCGAGGCCGACTACTACGTCGACCTGCGGCGGGTCACCCTGGACGGCGAGGCCGCCCCGCTGGTCGGACAGGTCCTCCTCGACCTGACGGCCGACCTGGACTTCGACGCGGTCGGCGGCCTCACCATGGGCGCCGACCCGGTGGCCGGAGCCCTGCTGCACGCCGCCCACGCGCGCGGCAGGCGCGTCGACGCCTTCGTCGTCCGCAAGGAGGCGAAGGCGCACGGCCTGCAGCGCAGGGTCGAGGGCCCGGACATCGCGGGCCGCCGCGTGCTCGTCGTCGAGGACACCTCGACGACCGGCGGCTCCCCGCTCGCCGCCGTCGAGGCCGTGCGCGAGGCCGGCGCGGAGGTCGTCGGCGTGGCGACCATCGTCGACCGGGCCACCGGCGCCGCGGAGAAGATCCAGGAAGCCGCCGGCGTCCCGTACCTCTTCGCGTACTCCAAGGACGAGCTGGGTCTCGCCTGA
- the fbaA gene encoding class II fructose-bisphosphate aldolase, whose amino-acid sequence MPIATPEVYNEMLDRAKAGKFAYPAINVTSTQTLHAALRGFAEAESDGIIQISTGGAEFLGGQHKKDMVTGAVALAEFAHIVATKYDVTVALHTDHCPKDKLDGYVRPLLAVSEERVKAGQNPLFQSHMWDGSAETLADNLAIAQELLARAAAAKIILEVEITPTGGEEDGVSHEINDSLYTTVDDAFRTVEALGLGEKGRYLLAASFGNVHGVYKPGNVVLRPELLKELNEGVAAKYNKPSPFDFVFHGGSGSSEEEIRTALENGVVKMNIDTDTQYAFTRPVADHMFRNYDGVLKVDGEVGNKKTYDPRTWGKLAEGSMAARVTQACGHLRSTGTKIK is encoded by the coding sequence ATGCCCATCGCAACCCCCGAGGTCTACAACGAGATGCTCGACCGGGCGAAGGCAGGCAAGTTCGCCTACCCGGCCATCAATGTGACCTCGACGCAGACCCTGCACGCTGCGCTCCGCGGCTTCGCGGAGGCCGAGAGCGACGGCATCATCCAGATCTCCACCGGCGGTGCGGAGTTCCTGGGCGGCCAGCACAAGAAGGACATGGTCACCGGCGCGGTGGCGCTGGCCGAGTTCGCGCACATCGTCGCCACGAAGTACGACGTCACCGTCGCGCTGCACACGGACCACTGCCCGAAGGACAAGCTCGACGGGTACGTACGTCCGCTGCTCGCGGTCTCCGAGGAGCGCGTCAAGGCCGGTCAGAACCCGCTGTTCCAGTCCCACATGTGGGACGGCTCCGCGGAGACCCTCGCCGACAACCTGGCCATCGCCCAGGAACTGCTGGCCCGCGCCGCCGCCGCGAAGATCATCCTTGAGGTGGAGATCACCCCGACCGGTGGCGAGGAGGACGGCGTCTCGCACGAGATCAACGACTCCCTCTACACCACGGTCGACGACGCGTTCCGTACCGTCGAGGCCCTGGGCCTGGGCGAGAAGGGCCGCTACCTGCTGGCCGCGTCCTTCGGCAACGTGCACGGCGTCTACAAGCCGGGCAACGTCGTCCTGCGCCCCGAGCTCCTCAAGGAGCTGAACGAGGGCGTGGCGGCGAAGTACAACAAGCCGTCCCCGTTCGACTTCGTCTTCCACGGCGGCTCCGGCTCCTCCGAGGAGGAGATCCGCACGGCCCTGGAGAACGGCGTCGTGAAGATGAACATCGACACGGACACCCAGTACGCGTTCACGCGCCCGGTCGCGGACCACATGTTCCGCAACTACGACGGCGTCCTGAAGGTCGACGGCGAGGTCGGCAACAAGAAGACGTACGACCCCCGCACCTGGGGCAAGCTCGCCGAGGGTTCGATGGCCGCGCGCGTCACCCAGGCCTGCGGTCACCTGCGTTCCACCGGCACGAAGATCAAGTAG
- a CDS encoding MFS transporter, with product MSSSTGKWILLTTVLGSSMAMLDSTVVNVALPTIGRDLDADLAGLQWTVNAYMLTLAGLILLGGALGDRFGRRKVFVVGVVWFAAASLLCGLAPNAGVLVAARALQGVGGALLTPGSLALIQASFHPEDRARAVGLWSGFGGIGAAVGPFLGGWLVDGPGWRWVFLLNVPLALLCAPIALRHVPESKDDRVHGRGFDVLGAALGALSLALVTYALIEAPGGSVPVVAVTAAAGVAAGVAFVAVEKRRPDPMMPLDIFASRQFTAVNVVTLCVYAAFGGFFFLSAVQLQVVAGYSALGAGTALLPTTVLMLLLSARSGELAQRIGPRIPLTVGPLLCATGMLLMLRVGEDASYAADVLPAVLVLGTGMVTLVAPLTATVLASVDTGRAGLASGINNAAARAAGLVAVAALPLLAGMGEEAYRSADAFDDAFRRAMPLCAGVLVVGAVIAFATVRKPPPGCLRPECLTHGSVTAPPLEPNRSRGRLE from the coding sequence ATGTCCTCCTCCACGGGCAAGTGGATCCTGCTGACCACGGTCCTCGGATCCAGCATGGCGATGCTCGACTCGACCGTGGTGAACGTGGCGCTGCCGACGATCGGCCGCGACCTCGACGCCGACCTGGCCGGTCTCCAGTGGACGGTCAACGCCTACATGCTGACCCTCGCGGGACTCATCCTCCTGGGCGGCGCCCTGGGCGACCGCTTCGGGCGGCGCAAGGTGTTCGTCGTCGGTGTGGTGTGGTTCGCGGCGGCCTCACTGCTGTGCGGGCTCGCTCCGAACGCGGGGGTGCTCGTCGCCGCCCGCGCGCTCCAGGGCGTCGGCGGGGCGCTGCTCACGCCCGGCTCGCTGGCCCTTATCCAGGCGTCGTTCCACCCGGAGGACCGGGCGCGGGCCGTCGGCCTGTGGTCCGGTTTCGGCGGCATCGGCGCGGCGGTCGGCCCCTTCCTGGGCGGCTGGCTGGTGGACGGCCCCGGCTGGCGCTGGGTGTTCCTGCTGAACGTCCCGCTCGCCCTGCTGTGCGCCCCGATCGCCCTGAGACACGTACCGGAGTCGAAGGACGACCGAGTCCACGGGCGCGGCTTCGACGTGCTCGGCGCCGCCCTCGGCGCACTGTCGCTGGCCCTGGTGACGTACGCGCTCATCGAGGCGCCCGGCGGCTCGGTGCCCGTCGTCGCGGTGACGGCGGCGGCCGGTGTCGCGGCGGGCGTCGCCTTCGTGGCCGTGGAGAAGCGGCGGCCCGACCCGATGATGCCGCTCGACATCTTCGCGTCCCGCCAGTTCACGGCGGTCAACGTCGTCACCCTGTGCGTGTACGCGGCCTTCGGCGGGTTCTTCTTCCTCTCCGCGGTCCAGCTCCAGGTCGTGGCCGGCTACTCGGCCCTGGGCGCCGGTACGGCGCTGCTGCCGACCACGGTCCTGATGCTGCTGCTGTCGGCCCGCTCGGGCGAGCTGGCCCAGCGCATCGGCCCGCGCATCCCGCTCACGGTCGGCCCGCTGCTGTGCGCGACCGGGATGCTGCTGATGCTGAGAGTGGGCGAGGACGCCTCGTACGCGGCCGACGTGCTGCCCGCCGTCCTGGTGCTCGGCACCGGCATGGTGACGCTGGTGGCGCCCCTCACCGCGACCGTGCTGGCCTCCGTGGACACCGGCCGGGCGGGGCTCGCCAGCGGCATCAACAACGCGGCCGCCCGCGCCGCCGGTCTCGTCGCGGTGGCCGCGCTGCCGCTGCTGGCCGGGATGGGCGAGGAGGCGTACCGGTCGGCGGACGCCTTCGACGACGCGTTCCGGCGGGCCATGCCGCTGTGCGCGGGCGTGCTGGTGGTGGGCGCGGTGATCGCCTTCGCGACCGTGCGCAAGCCCCCGCCGGGCTGCCTGCGGCCGGAATGCCTCACGCACGGCAGCGTGACGGCTCCGCCGCTGGAGCCGAACCGCTCACGGGGACGGCTGGAGTAG
- a CDS encoding DUF3151 domain-containing protein — protein sequence MAIHENLLGGPPPTHLPDDPEPRELLANGTAPADVAAKYPTSSLAWAQLADEAFERGSVVESYAYARTGYHRGLDSLRRGGWKGHGPVPWEHEPNRGFLRALHGLARAAQAIGEQAEYERCAQFLKDSSPVAAQTLG from the coding sequence ATGGCCATTCACGAGAACCTCCTCGGGGGACCGCCCCCGACCCACCTGCCCGACGACCCGGAGCCGCGCGAGCTCCTCGCGAACGGCACGGCGCCCGCCGACGTCGCCGCGAAGTACCCGACCTCCTCGCTCGCCTGGGCGCAGCTGGCCGACGAGGCGTTCGAGCGCGGCAGTGTCGTCGAGTCGTACGCGTACGCCCGTACCGGCTACCACCGGGGCCTCGACTCCCTGCGCCGCGGCGGCTGGAAGGGCCACGGCCCGGTGCCGTGGGAGCACGAGCCGAACCGCGGCTTCCTGCGCGCCCTGCACGGCCTCGCCCGCGCCGCCCAGGCGATCGGCGAGCAGGCGGAGTACGAGCGCTGCGCGCAGTTCCTGAAGGACTCCTCCCCGGTGGCGGCCCAGACCCTGGGCTAG
- a CDS encoding tryptophan 2,3-dioxygenase family protein gives MSQQAQPHAVASEPETPHLDFQGTTPYEDYVQADVLTHLQHTLSDDPGEMVFLVTTQVMELWFTVIVHEWETAAKALREDRVPVAVAALKRSVRELEALNASWKPLGQLTPAQFNSYRSALGEGSGFQSAMYRRMEFLLGDKSASMLVPHRGAPRVHAELEKALHEPSLYDEVLRLLARRGHAIPSSVVQRDVAGRYEPSPEVEAVWTDLYAGDESSELARLGEALTDVAELVWRWRNDHLVATRRAMGSKTGTGGSAGVAWLEKRARKNVFPELWTARSHV, from the coding sequence ATGTCCCAACAGGCTCAGCCCCACGCAGTGGCTTCGGAGCCCGAGACCCCGCATCTCGACTTCCAGGGAACGACGCCGTACGAGGACTACGTGCAGGCGGACGTCCTCACCCACCTCCAGCACACCCTCTCCGACGACCCCGGAGAGATGGTCTTCCTGGTGACGACCCAGGTCATGGAGCTGTGGTTCACCGTCATCGTGCACGAGTGGGAGACCGCGGCGAAGGCGCTGCGCGAGGACCGCGTGCCGGTCGCGGTGGCGGCCCTGAAGCGTTCGGTACGGGAGCTGGAGGCGCTGAACGCCTCCTGGAAGCCCCTCGGCCAGCTGACTCCGGCCCAGTTCAACTCGTACCGCAGCGCCCTCGGTGAGGGTTCCGGATTCCAGTCGGCGATGTACCGGCGGATGGAGTTCCTGCTCGGCGACAAGTCCGCGTCCATGCTCGTACCGCACCGGGGCGCGCCCCGCGTGCACGCCGAGCTGGAGAAGGCCCTGCACGAGCCGAGCCTGTACGACGAGGTCCTGCGGCTGCTCGCACGGCGCGGCCACGCGATACCGTCCTCGGTCGTCCAGCGGGACGTCGCCGGCCGTTACGAGCCCTCGCCCGAGGTCGAGGCCGTGTGGACGGACCTCTACGCGGGCGACGAGAGCTCCGAACTCGCGCGCCTCGGCGAGGCGTTGACCGATGTCGCCGAACTGGTCTGGCGCTGGCGCAACGACCACCTGGTCGCCACCCGCCGCGCGATGGGCTCCAAGACGGGCACCGGCGGCTCGGCGGGCGTGGCCTGGCTGGAGAAGCGGGCCCGCAAGAACGTCTTCCCCGAGCTGTGGACGGCACGGTCCCATGTCTGA
- the kynU gene encoding kynureninase, whose translation MSETYAESAGKSLADRAAALDAADELGKVRAQFVLDDTVYLDGNSLGALPRSVPGRVEDVVRRQWGSLRIRSWDESGWWTAPERIGDRIAPLVGAAPGQIVVGDSTSVNVFKAVVGAVRLAGGGTDGGTDRGADGGALRGHRDEILVDATTFPTDGYIAASAARLTGCTLRPVAPDEVPDALSGRTAAVLLNHVDYRTGRLHDLPALTAAIREAGAVSIWDLCHSAGALPVGLDEHGVDLAVGCTYKYLNGGPGSPAYLYVRRDHQARFDSPLPGWNSHADPFGMTPDHVPADGALRGRVGTPDILSMLALEAALEVWDDVSIEAVRAKSLALTDFFLECVTAYVPGGAVESVTPADHGERGSQVALRCADAGAVMRRLIDQGVIGDFREPDILRFGFTPLYVGFGDAERAAGVLGRMF comes from the coding sequence ATGTCTGAGACGTACGCGGAATCCGCCGGGAAGTCCCTCGCGGACAGGGCCGCTGCGCTGGACGCCGCCGACGAACTGGGCAAGGTGCGCGCGCAGTTCGTCCTGGACGACACGGTGTACCTGGACGGGAACTCGCTCGGCGCGCTGCCGCGCTCGGTGCCCGGCCGGGTCGAGGACGTCGTGCGCAGACAGTGGGGTTCGCTGCGGATCCGGTCCTGGGACGAGAGCGGCTGGTGGACCGCGCCGGAGCGGATCGGCGACCGGATCGCCCCGCTGGTGGGCGCGGCGCCGGGCCAGATCGTCGTGGGCGACTCGACGAGCGTGAACGTGTTCAAGGCGGTCGTGGGCGCGGTGCGCCTGGCCGGCGGGGGCACGGACGGGGGCACGGACAGGGGCGCGGACGGTGGTGCCCTCCGGGGGCACCGGGACGAGATCCTGGTCGACGCGACGACGTTCCCCACGGACGGCTACATCGCCGCGTCGGCGGCGCGGCTCACGGGCTGCACGCTGCGCCCGGTGGCGCCCGACGAGGTACCGGACGCCCTGAGCGGACGTACGGCCGCGGTGCTCCTGAACCACGTCGACTACCGCACGGGCCGCCTGCACGACCTGCCGGCGCTGACGGCCGCGATCCGCGAGGCGGGTGCCGTCTCGATCTGGGACCTGTGCCACAGCGCGGGCGCCCTGCCGGTCGGCCTGGACGAACACGGCGTGGACCTGGCGGTCGGCTGCACCTACAAGTACCTGAACGGCGGCCCGGGTTCACCGGCGTACCTGTACGTCCGCCGGGACCACCAGGCCCGCTTCGACTCGCCGCTGCCGGGCTGGAACTCCCACGCCGACCCCTTCGGCATGACCCCGGACCACGTGCCGGCCGACGGCGCCCTGCGCGGCCGGGTCGGCACCCCGGACATCCTCTCCATGCTCGCGCTGGAGGCGGCCCTGGAGGTCTGGGACGACGTGTCGATCGAGGCGGTCCGGGCCAAGTCCCTCGCCCTGACGGACTTCTTCCTGGAGTGCGTGACGGCGTACGTGCCCGGGGGCGCGGTGGAGTCCGTGACTCCGGCCGACCACGGGGAGCGGGGCAGCCAGGTCGCGTTGCGGTGCGCGGACGCGGGCGCGGTGATGCGCCGCCTCATCGACCAGGGCGTGATCGGCGACTTCCGGGAACCGGACATCCTGCGTTTCGGCTTCACGCCGCTGTATGTGGGGTTCGGGGATGCGGAGAGGGCGGCGGGGGTGTTGGGGAGGATGTTCTGA
- a CDS encoding MerR family transcriptional regulator has product MRIGEVASAAGVSTRALRYYEQQQLIVSSRSAGGQRLYAPDTVERVRWIQLLYAAGLSSRTIVEFLPCVHTGIAGPEMITRLRAERDRLDEHMRDLAATRARLDSVLAAAEFGATRVADEAPEVAEATEATEV; this is encoded by the coding sequence ATGCGTATCGGCGAGGTGGCATCGGCTGCGGGAGTGAGCACGCGGGCGCTGCGCTACTACGAGCAGCAACAGCTCATCGTGTCGAGCCGCAGCGCGGGCGGGCAGCGCCTCTACGCCCCGGACACGGTCGAGCGCGTGCGGTGGATCCAGCTCCTCTACGCTGCCGGGCTGAGCAGCCGGACGATCGTGGAGTTCCTGCCGTGCGTGCACACCGGTATCGCCGGCCCGGAGATGATCACCCGACTCCGCGCGGAGCGGGACCGCCTCGACGAGCACATGCGGGACCTTGCCGCCACGCGGGCCCGACTGGACTCTGTCCTCGCCGCCGCCGAGTTCGGCGCGACACGGGTGGCCGACGAGGCCCCGGAGGTCGCGGAAGCCACGGAAGCCACGGAGGTCTGA
- a CDS encoding putative quinol monooxygenase, with protein sequence MSTDNTTPDDTTPDGLIPAAVLASDAPVAVYGYARAKAGEEGRMLGEIQAIIGLTRKEDGCEQYVVHTTPDQPGAFAFYERWSSGAHLLAHVSQPFMQTYFAAIAGLVEGELEAHWLHPLS encoded by the coding sequence ATGAGCACTGACAACACCACGCCCGACGACACCACACCCGACGGCCTCATCCCCGCCGCCGTCCTCGCCTCGGACGCGCCGGTCGCGGTCTATGGATACGCCCGGGCCAAGGCGGGCGAGGAGGGCCGGATGCTGGGCGAGATCCAGGCGATCATCGGCCTCACCCGCAAGGAGGACGGATGCGAGCAGTACGTGGTGCACACCACACCGGACCAGCCGGGCGCCTTCGCCTTCTACGAGCGCTGGTCCTCCGGCGCCCACCTGCTGGCGCACGTCTCGCAGCCGTTCATGCAGACGTACTTCGCCGCCATCGCGGGCCTGGTCGAGGGGGAACTGGAGGCCCACTGGCTGCACCCTCTGTCCTGA
- a CDS encoding TetR/AcrR family transcriptional regulator, with amino-acid sequence MTAASADEPENESEPEPGTVRPGGRTARVRTAVLRVAGDVLAEQGFAHLDLADVARRAGVGKTTVYRRWGSVTGLVADLLGDMAEQSLPRTETGSVLGDLRANAALVCRTLADPRQGALFRAVIAAAACDARTAEALRRFYEVRVAEWAPCVEQGVARGELPVGTDAGEVVRAVSAPLYYALLTSGVVPDEDAGERAAAAAVVAARGGVFVA; translated from the coding sequence ATGACCGCCGCGTCCGCCGACGAACCCGAGAACGAGAGCGAGCCCGAGCCCGGGACCGTCCGGCCCGGAGGGCGTACCGCTCGGGTTCGTACAGCCGTGTTGCGCGTCGCCGGGGACGTGCTGGCCGAGCAGGGGTTCGCCCATCTCGATCTGGCGGACGTGGCCCGGCGCGCGGGCGTCGGGAAGACGACCGTGTACCGGCGCTGGGGCTCGGTCACCGGGCTCGTCGCCGACCTGCTCGGTGACATGGCCGAGCAGTCGCTCCCCCGTACCGAGACGGGTTCCGTGCTCGGGGATCTGCGGGCCAACGCCGCGCTGGTGTGCCGGACGCTCGCCGATCCGCGGCAGGGGGCGTTGTTCCGGGCGGTGATCGCCGCGGCGGCGTGCGACGCGCGTACGGCGGAGGCGTTGCGACGGTTCTACGAGGTACGGGTCGCCGAGTGGGCGCCCTGTGTCGAACAAGGGGTCGCGCGCGGGGAGTTGCCTGTGGGGACCGATGCGGGGGAGGTCGTGCGGGCTGTTTCGGCGCCGTTGTACTACGCGTTGCTCACGTCGGGGGTGGTGCCGGACGAGGACGCCGGGGAGCGGGCCGCGGCGGCGGCGGTTGTCGCTGCGCGGGGTGGGGTGTTCGTGGCGTAG
- a CDS encoding alpha/beta hydrolase encodes MPDDARDAAEEESAFSHPPVDPDATAAYGDHPDQVVDFYAPRGGEESAPLVVVLHGGAWRAPYDRRHITPFADFLARRGFAVANVEYRRGGTIPAQGGTGPVAGRWPETFDDVAAALDAMPALVREALPGADVRRTVVTGHSAGGQLALWAAARHLLPTDAPWYLERPAPLRGVVALAPIADFTIAEKLDVCSGASLQLLGGSTKFEERQPYADPALLLPTGIATTLVQGRTDTVVPQAVAESYADAAAKAGEVVGLTLLEEVGHFPLIDPTADACAVVAEEIAQLAW; translated from the coding sequence ATGCCGGACGACGCCCGCGACGCCGCGGAGGAGGAGTCGGCCTTCTCCCATCCGCCCGTCGACCCCGACGCCACCGCCGCGTACGGCGACCACCCCGACCAGGTCGTCGACTTCTACGCACCGCGCGGCGGCGAGGAGTCGGCCCCGCTCGTCGTCGTCCTGCACGGCGGTGCCTGGCGTGCCCCGTACGACCGGCGGCACATCACCCCGTTCGCGGACTTCCTGGCCAGGCGGGGCTTCGCCGTGGCCAACGTCGAGTACCGGCGCGGCGGCACGATCCCGGCGCAGGGCGGTACGGGTCCGGTGGCGGGGCGGTGGCCCGAGACCTTCGACGACGTGGCGGCGGCGCTGGACGCGATGCCGGCTCTCGTACGGGAGGCACTGCCGGGGGCCGATGTGCGCCGCACGGTGGTCACCGGTCACTCGGCCGGCGGTCAGCTGGCGCTCTGGGCGGCCGCCCGCCACCTGCTGCCGACCGACGCGCCCTGGTACCTGGAGCGGCCGGCCCCGCTGCGCGGAGTCGTCGCCCTGGCCCCGATCGCCGACTTCACGATCGCGGAGAAGCTGGACGTGTGCTCCGGAGCGTCACTCCAACTCCTCGGCGGATCGACCAAGTTCGAGGAACGTCAGCCGTACGCCGACCCGGCCCTGCTCCTCCCGACGGGCATCGCCACGACCCTGGTCCAGGGCCGAACGGACACCGTCGTGCCACAGGCGGTGGCCGAGTCGTACGCGGACGCGGCGGCAAAGGCGGGCGAGGTGGTGGGCCTGACGCTCCTGGAGGAGGTAGGCCACTTCCCCCTGATCGACCCGACGGCGGACGCGTGCGCGGTGGTGGCAGAGGAAATCGCCCAACTGGCCTGGTAA
- a CDS encoding alpha/beta hydrolase: protein MAWWTRTHEPQSSNQPRHPRLRPHPHPRPRLRRGLLATLITAAVVAPISAATAHPDIPAPAPAHIGTVTPTTLDRAYAANRANAAEASRMAAAHGARDRASAVHAMADPERHYLAFDARGPGRAVEVFGDLAKTDRVAVLVPGSDTTLDTYERFREGAQTLHRRLGTRAAVVAWLGYETPGTISPEILTTGRAADAAPELRSFIAELRELNGRARVSLLCHSYGTAVGARAASGPDISDLVLFGSPGTGVESAADLRTTARVWAGRGADDWIADVPHGLADLFGTTVGYGTDPVSPAFGARVFAAGDGGHSDYFRPGSESLDNLARIVLGRTSEVTRA, encoded by the coding sequence ATGGCATGGTGGACAAGAACGCACGAGCCACAGTCGTCGAACCAGCCACGCCACCCCCGCCTACGCCCACACCCACACCCACGCCCCCGCCTACGCCGAGGCCTGCTCGCCACACTGATCACAGCCGCCGTCGTCGCCCCGATCTCCGCCGCGACCGCGCACCCGGACATACCGGCGCCCGCCCCGGCCCACATCGGAACGGTCACCCCGACCACCCTGGACAGGGCGTACGCGGCGAACCGGGCGAACGCCGCCGAGGCGTCCCGCATGGCCGCCGCCCACGGCGCGCGTGACCGCGCGTCCGCCGTCCACGCCATGGCCGACCCGGAACGTCACTACCTCGCCTTCGACGCCCGAGGCCCCGGCCGCGCCGTAGAGGTCTTCGGCGACCTGGCGAAGACCGACCGCGTGGCGGTCCTGGTACCGGGCTCGGACACCACACTGGACACCTACGAGCGCTTCCGCGAAGGCGCCCAGACCCTGCACCGACGGCTCGGCACACGCGCCGCGGTCGTCGCCTGGCTCGGCTACGAGACACCCGGCACGATCAGCCCCGAGATCCTCACCACGGGCCGGGCGGCGGACGCGGCCCCCGAACTGCGCTCGTTCATAGCCGAGTTGAGGGAGCTGAACGGCCGAGCCCGCGTCTCCCTGCTCTGCCACTCGTACGGGACGGCCGTGGGCGCCCGCGCGGCGAGCGGACCGGACATCTCCGACCTCGTGTTGTTCGGCAGCCCGGGCACCGGCGTGGAGTCCGCCGCGGACCTCCGTACGACGGCCCGGGTCTGGGCCGGCCGCGGCGCGGACGACTGGATCGCGGACGTCCCGCACGGCCTGGCCGACCTCTTCGGCACGACGGTCGGATACGGCACGGACCCGGTGTCCCCGGCGTTCGGCGCCCGGGTGTTCGCGGCGGGCGACGGCGGCCACAGCGACTACTTCAGGCCGGGCTCGGAGTCCTTGGACAACCTCGCCCGGATAGTGCTCGGCCGCACATCGGAGGTGACCCGTGCGTAA